A window of Microcystis aeruginosa FD4 contains these coding sequences:
- the aat gene encoding leucyl/phenylalanyl-tRNA--protein transferase yields the protein MGGVVDIASIIQGYARGYFLMADEGGRLDWYSSRNRALIPLDRRFRYPKSLKRVLNQNRFTVAINRNFAGVCAGCADRSLTWISPELMQIYQQLHQAGWAYSFETWQGDQLAGGILGLAIGGVFIGESMFYQIPDGSKVAMVKLVEHLRERDFCLFDAQMQNPHLARFGAYTIGEKEYHSLLESALLKHCHFV from the coding sequence TTGGGGGGAGTCGTGGATATCGCCTCTATTATACAAGGATACGCACGCGGTTACTTTCTCATGGCCGATGAGGGGGGGCGATTGGATTGGTATTCTAGTAGAAATCGCGCTCTTATCCCTCTCGATCGGCGTTTTAGGTATCCCAAGTCCCTAAAACGAGTTTTGAATCAAAATCGCTTTACCGTGGCTATTAACCGCAATTTTGCTGGGGTTTGTGCCGGTTGTGCTGATCGCTCGCTGACTTGGATTTCCCCGGAGTTAATGCAAATCTATCAGCAATTACACCAAGCCGGTTGGGCCTACAGTTTCGAGACTTGGCAAGGGGATCAATTAGCGGGAGGGATTTTAGGTTTGGCCATTGGCGGGGTTTTTATCGGGGAATCGATGTTTTATCAAATTCCCGATGGTTCTAAGGTAGCTATGGTCAAGTTAGTTGAACACCTCAGAGAACGGGATTTCTGTCTATTTGATGCCCAAATGCAAAATCCCCATCTGGCTAGATTTGGGGCCTATACTATCGGCGAAAAAGAATATCATTCCCTACTAGAAAGCGCTCTGCTCAAGCATTGCCATTTTGTTTAA
- a CDS encoding RluA family pseudouridine synthase — MKEVTYYYQGICTETGELLRLPRTLLAEKIAQDLMTTISNPQGKMYGILLGENAAGEIEILKAFSGQGEATGWVPSLVGREKIMLEEKRVLQLLETIKQEIITLQSIPEHNLYRLNQASFDRKIQALQQQHQSNKQERDRLRNLGNLKPEELENLNNISRQEKRARKQLKQEQKQVLTPLIEKINLANQRIIELKQQRRNLSKQLQELLYQSYCLNNFSGQSLSLAKLMGSNLLPTGTGECCAPKLLNYAAMKGLKPIAMAEFWWGESNRDRKQGEFYGACQERCQPLMGFLLSGLRSSLEIIYEDEGIIAINKPAGLLSVAGRYQDSQDAVVNRFRRQGKNVIPVHRLDRETSGILLLAKNLDIYRCLSQQFQRRQVEKIYEAILSEIVERESGIIDLPLWGNPQNRPYQTVDWQRGKASQTYFKVVGKEGNYSRLEFIPYTGRTHQIRVHSQQGLGIGILGDRLYDGKQSHRLHLHAKQLSFRHPQTETKLDLIIPTPF, encoded by the coding sequence GTGAAGGAAGTTACTTATTATTATCAAGGAATTTGTACCGAAACGGGCGAGTTATTGCGCTTGCCCCGCACTCTTTTGGCTGAAAAAATTGCCCAAGATTTGATGACAACTATCAGCAATCCTCAAGGCAAAATGTATGGAATTTTGTTAGGAGAAAATGCTGCTGGCGAAATAGAGATTTTAAAAGCTTTTTCTGGACAGGGAGAAGCTACTGGCTGGGTTCCGTCCCTAGTGGGGAGAGAAAAAATTATGCTGGAAGAAAAGCGCGTTTTGCAACTTTTAGAAACAATTAAACAGGAAATTATCACCCTACAATCAATCCCAGAACATAACTTATATCGACTCAATCAAGCAAGTTTTGATCGCAAAATACAAGCTTTACAGCAACAACATCAAAGCAATAAACAGGAACGAGATAGATTAAGAAATTTAGGAAATTTAAAACCAGAGGAATTAGAAAATTTAAATAATATCAGTCGTCAGGAAAAAAGAGCAAGAAAGCAATTAAAACAGGAACAAAAACAAGTTTTAACCCCATTAATTGAGAAAATAAACTTAGCTAATCAGAGAATTATTGAACTTAAGCAACAGCGTAGGAACCTCTCCAAACAGTTACAGGAATTGCTGTATCAATCCTACTGTTTAAATAACTTTTCTGGACAATCTCTCTCCTTAGCTAAATTGATGGGCAGTAATTTGTTACCGACGGGAACAGGGGAATGTTGCGCCCCAAAATTATTAAATTATGCCGCCATGAAAGGATTAAAACCTATCGCTATGGCCGAATTTTGGTGGGGAGAATCGAATCGAGATAGAAAACAGGGAGAATTTTATGGCGCTTGTCAAGAAAGATGTCAACCTCTCATGGGTTTTTTACTCTCTGGTTTACGTTCATCCCTAGAAATTATCTACGAAGACGAGGGAATAATTGCTATTAATAAACCCGCAGGATTATTATCGGTAGCAGGACGTTATCAAGATAGTCAAGATGCTGTGGTTAATCGGTTTCGTCGTCAAGGAAAAAATGTCATTCCCGTTCATCGTTTAGATCGAGAAACTTCTGGCATATTATTACTAGCTAAAAATTTAGATATTTATCGTTGTTTATCCCAACAATTTCAACGGCGACAAGTGGAGAAAATCTACGAAGCTATATTATCAGAAATTGTTGAGCGAGAATCGGGTATAATTGACCTACCCCTCTGGGGAAATCCGCAAAATCGACCCTATCAAACTGTGGATTGGCAAAGGGGAAAAGCTAGTCAAACCTATTTTAAAGTTGTCGGCAAAGAAGGCAATTATTCTCGCCTCGAATTTATTCCCTACACGGGAAGAACCCATCAAATTCGTGTTCATAGTCAACAGGGATTAGGGATAGGAATTTTAGGCGATCGCTTGTACGATGGTAAGCAGTCCCACCGTTTACACCTACACGCTAAACAATTATCTTTTCGTCATCCTCAGACCGAAACTAAACTTGATCTAATCATTCCCACCCCTTTTTGA
- a CDS encoding DUF6825 family protein translates to MTNPVIHAFFLGRAIAEVIGEQLEDAFTNALSELGKFDAEQRENLRQFVEEVQMRADRAMEKGVYTGTDSSGSSSADVQENIDEMRAEIAQLRSELKNYRN, encoded by the coding sequence ATGACTAACCCCGTTATTCACGCCTTTTTCCTCGGACGAGCGATCGCTGAAGTGATCGGTGAACAGCTAGAAGATGCGTTCACCAACGCTTTAAGCGAATTAGGCAAATTTGATGCCGAACAACGGGAAAACCTGCGGCAATTCGTCGAAGAAGTGCAAATGAGGGCCGATCGAGCCATGGAAAAGGGAGTATATACTGGTACAGACTCCAGTGGTTCCTCCAGTGCCGATGTGCAGGAAAACATCGACGAAATGCGCGCCGAAATCGCCCAATTGCGCTCGGAACTAAAAAACTACCGGAATTAA
- a CDS encoding hybrid sensor histidine kinase/response regulator yields the protein MLDQLKILIVDDEEADRRTVRRLLRTSGMETQITEAANYEEAKEKMSNNLFDCVFIDYLLPDQDGLTLVREIRQQGVKIPLIVLTGHGDEEIAVDMMKAGASDYLSKFRLSPSRLNQAMRNALRIYKAEQETVIAKQEKEHLAKQKEDFIARMTHDLRTPLLSANHILELFQEGLYGEITPEMSRVIQVIIRSNKNLLEMVSNLLEVYFHENGEKKLNFTKFKIVDLLGELCQELAPIAREKGLELSLNAENTGEVFLTGDRLELRRVFSNLIGNGIKFTEQGYVKIDLIAATEEDAFVTIVIEDTGIGIAAEELPRIFDRLYSGSQESSTSGLGLYLSRRIIDAHGGTIIVTSELGRGSRFSVRLPA from the coding sequence ATGTTAGACCAGTTAAAAATTCTAATTGTTGATGATGAGGAAGCGGATCGGCGCACAGTGCGCCGATTGTTAAGAACATCGGGGATGGAGACACAAATAACAGAAGCCGCTAACTATGAAGAGGCTAAAGAAAAGATGTCTAATAATCTTTTCGACTGTGTATTTATCGATTATCTTCTACCTGATCAAGATGGGTTGACTTTGGTGCGGGAAATTCGGCAACAGGGAGTTAAAATCCCCCTAATTGTCTTAACAGGTCACGGAGACGAAGAAATTGCCGTCGATATGATGAAGGCTGGTGCTTCCGATTATCTGAGTAAATTTCGTCTTTCTCCTTCGCGCTTAAATCAAGCAATGCGAAACGCCCTACGCATCTATAAAGCGGAACAAGAGACGGTGATTGCCAAACAAGAAAAAGAGCATTTAGCTAAACAAAAAGAAGATTTTATTGCGAGGATGACCCACGATTTACGAACTCCCTTACTGTCGGCTAATCACATATTAGAACTATTTCAAGAAGGTTTATACGGTGAGATTACTCCCGAAATGAGTCGAGTTATTCAGGTGATTATTCGCAGTAATAAAAATCTCTTGGAAATGGTTAGTAATCTTTTGGAAGTTTATTTTCATGAAAACGGGGAAAAAAAACTTAATTTTACTAAATTCAAGATTGTCGATCTTCTCGGAGAATTGTGTCAGGAGTTAGCTCCCATCGCCAGAGAAAAAGGACTAGAATTAAGCTTAAATGCCGAAAATACCGGGGAAGTTTTCCTAACTGGCGATCGCTTAGAACTGCGGCGCGTTTTTAGCAATCTCATCGGCAATGGGATTAAATTCACCGAACAGGGTTATGTGAAAATTGATCTCATCGCCGCTACAGAAGAAGATGCTTTTGTCACCATTGTCATTGAGGATACTGGTATCGGCATTGCAGCCGAAGAACTACCCCGGATTTTTGATCGCCTGTACTCTGGTTCCCAAGAAAGTTCCACCAGTGGGTTAGGACTTTATCTCTCCCGTCGCATTATCGATGCTCATGGGGGAACTATTATCGTCACCTCAGAATTAGGACGGGGTAGTCGCTTTTCTGTCCGTTTACCTGCCTAG
- a CDS encoding ABC1 kinase family protein: MPALQVAKNSYRWNQENYSINRRRLDIWRFVLTVLYQFWLNGKKWSYNGSYSEEKLASRRRKQAAWIRETMLELGPTFIKVGQLFSTRADLFPLEYVEELSKLQDQVPAFTYEQASKIIEVSLGKPLNQLFKSFDPIPLAAASLGQVHRAQLKTGEDVVVKVQRPGLKKLFSIDLTILKKIAQYFQNHPKWGKGRDWTGIYEECCKILWEETDYLNEGRNADTFRRNFRGEDWVKVPKVYWRYTSPRVLTLEYLPGIKISHYEALEAAGLDRKLLAKLGAKAYLIQLLNNGFFHADPHPGNIAVDSDGSLIFYDFGMMGQIKTNVREKLMQTLLGIAQKDADRVVTSLVDLGALTANGDMGAVRRSIQYMLDNFMDKPFEEQSVASISDDLYEIAYDQPFRFPATFTFVMRAFSTLEGVGKGLDPEFNFMEVAQPFALQLVNDMTGNNGSNILDELGRQAAQVSSTALSLPRRIDDTIEKLERGDIRVRVRSSESERLLRRLGMIQMATNYTLIISALIISATLLFVSGFGWLTLLPLGIALFPGVALLRLWQKIQRQDRMM, translated from the coding sequence ATGCCGGCCCTTCAAGTCGCCAAAAATAGCTATCGTTGGAATCAAGAAAACTATTCCATCAATCGTCGTCGTCTAGATATTTGGCGATTCGTTCTGACTGTACTTTATCAATTCTGGCTCAACGGTAAAAAATGGAGCTATAACGGCAGCTATAGCGAGGAAAAACTCGCCAGCAGACGCAGAAAACAAGCCGCTTGGATTCGGGAAACCATGCTAGAATTGGGACCGACTTTTATTAAAGTCGGTCAACTGTTCTCCACCCGGGCCGATCTTTTTCCCCTCGAATATGTGGAAGAACTCTCGAAACTACAGGATCAGGTTCCCGCATTTACCTACGAACAGGCCAGCAAAATTATCGAGGTATCCCTCGGTAAACCCCTCAATCAACTCTTTAAAAGCTTTGATCCTATTCCCCTGGCAGCCGCTAGTTTAGGGCAAGTTCACCGGGCCCAACTGAAGACTGGGGAAGATGTGGTGGTCAAAGTCCAACGGCCCGGATTGAAAAAATTATTTAGTATCGATCTGACCATCCTCAAAAAAATCGCCCAATACTTCCAAAATCATCCCAAATGGGGTAAAGGTCGCGATTGGACGGGTATTTATGAAGAATGCTGTAAAATCCTCTGGGAAGAAACCGATTATCTCAACGAAGGTCGTAACGCTGACACTTTTCGCCGTAATTTTCGCGGGGAAGATTGGGTAAAAGTACCAAAAGTCTATTGGCGCTACACCTCTCCCCGGGTTTTAACCCTAGAATACCTCCCCGGCATCAAAATCAGTCATTATGAAGCCCTAGAAGCGGCTGGACTCGATCGCAAATTGTTGGCTAAACTAGGGGCAAAAGCCTATCTAATTCAACTACTCAATAACGGCTTTTTTCACGCAGATCCTCACCCCGGCAATATTGCTGTTGATAGTGATGGCTCGTTAATTTTCTACGATTTCGGCATGATGGGACAAATTAAAACCAACGTGCGCGAAAAATTAATGCAGACTCTCTTGGGAATTGCCCAAAAAGATGCCGATCGCGTGGTCACTTCTCTGGTGGATTTAGGAGCATTAACTGCTAATGGTGATATGGGAGCAGTGCGGCGATCAATCCAGTATATGCTTGATAACTTCATGGATAAACCCTTTGAGGAGCAATCCGTGGCCTCTATCAGCGATGATCTCTATGAAATCGCCTACGATCAGCCTTTTCGCTTTCCCGCTACCTTTACCTTCGTTATGCGAGCATTTTCTACCCTAGAAGGGGTAGGCAAAGGACTCGATCCCGAATTTAACTTTATGGAAGTGGCCCAACCTTTTGCCCTGCAATTAGTAAATGATATGACAGGAAATAATGGCAGTAATATCCTCGATGAGTTAGGACGACAAGCAGCCCAAGTGAGCAGCACCGCCCTGAGTTTACCCCGACGCATCGATGATACGATCGAAAAATTAGAACGGGGTGATATCCGTGTCCGGGTGCGTTCCAGCGAATCCGAGCGACTTTTGCGGCGATTGGGTATGATTCAAATGGCAACCAACTATACTTTAATTATCAGTGCTTTAATTATCTCAGCGACGCTTCTATTTGTCAGTGGTTTTGGTTGGTTGACCTTATTGCCGTTAGGAATTGCGCTCTTCCCGGGGGTAGCTTTGTTGAGACTTTGGCAGAAAATTCAACGTCAGGATCGCATGATGTAA
- a CDS encoding Stp1/IreP family PP2C-type Ser/Thr phosphatase translates to MNNLSFGGMTDPGVVRSVNQDSYYIDPEQRFFIVADGMGGHAGGQEASQIATETIQAHLEEHWNSPRAAGELLQEAITAANEKIIEDQLKNPERQDMGTTLVMAIFRDDGSWYTHIGDSRLYRFREQKLEQVTEDHTWIARAIKMGDLSEEEAKNHPWRHILFQCLGRRDLPPVTVSPLDVQSGDSLILCSDGLTEEVSDEEISDYLQTSADCQEIVENLVAAAKEAGGSDNITVVMVSC, encoded by the coding sequence ATGAACAACCTTTCTTTTGGAGGAATGACCGATCCTGGTGTAGTGCGATCGGTTAATCAGGATAGTTATTATATCGACCCCGAGCAGCGCTTTTTTATCGTTGCTGATGGTATGGGGGGTCATGCGGGTGGCCAAGAAGCTAGTCAAATCGCCACTGAAACTATCCAAGCTCATCTAGAAGAACACTGGAATTCGCCCCGGGCTGCCGGAGAATTGCTGCAGGAGGCAATTACTGCCGCTAACGAGAAGATTATTGAAGATCAACTCAAAAATCCCGAAAGACAGGACATGGGGACAACCCTAGTCATGGCTATCTTCCGAGATGATGGCTCTTGGTACACCCATATTGGTGATTCCCGTCTCTATCGCTTTCGTGAGCAAAAATTAGAACAGGTGACGGAAGATCATACTTGGATAGCTAGGGCGATAAAAATGGGCGATCTGTCCGAAGAAGAAGCGAAAAACCACCCTTGGCGACACATTTTATTTCAATGTCTCGGTCGTCGCGATTTGCCCCCAGTGACGGTATCTCCCCTCGATGTGCAATCTGGCGATAGTTTAATTCTCTGTAGTGATGGTTTGACGGAAGAAGTGTCCGACGAGGAAATTAGCGATTATTTGCAAACCAGTGCCGATTGTCAGGAAATTGTCGAGAATTTAGTGGCAGCGGCCAAAGAAGCCGGCGGTTCCGATAATATCACTGTGGTCATGGTAAGCTGTTGA
- a CDS encoding ABC transporter substrate-binding protein: MLGKRLLIPLILSLVTFGLVVACNSGTPTGQTNPSPAENAATAAIPIGAALAQTSNLALLGQEQVIGVKMAETYFNKKGGVNGTPIKVIIQDVAGDEPGAINAINTLITQDKVVGILSPSLSQQAFAASPIADRAKVPILGPSNTAKGIPQIGEYVGRVSAPVAVVAPNAVKTALKIDPKIKKVAVFFAQNDAFSKSETETFQETLKSLNLDIITVQKFQTTDTDFQNQATAAINIKPDLVVISGLVADGGNLVKQLRQLGYQGLIIGGNGLNTSNIFPVCQAQCDGIIIAQAYNPELDNPINRDFVAAYTAENKKAPPQFTAQAFTGIQVFVEALKRVDDKNKLSTLSLEQIRQQLNQEILAGKYVTVLGDIAFTPEGEIIQDKFSVAQIKMDADGKNGKFTFVKN; this comes from the coding sequence ATGCTCGGAAAACGTTTATTAATCCCCTTAATACTATCCCTAGTCACTTTCGGTCTAGTGGTGGCCTGTAATTCTGGCACTCCCACCGGTCAAACTAACCCCAGTCCCGCAGAAAACGCCGCCACTGCTGCTATTCCCATCGGTGCAGCTTTAGCTCAAACCAGCAATCTCGCCCTATTGGGACAGGAACAGGTGATCGGTGTCAAGATGGCTGAAACATATTTTAATAAAAAGGGCGGAGTCAATGGAACACCGATTAAAGTTATTATCCAGGATGTGGCCGGGGACGAACCGGGCGCGATCAACGCCATTAATACCCTAATCACTCAAGATAAGGTGGTGGGTATTCTCAGTCCGTCTCTGTCCCAGCAAGCTTTTGCCGCTAGTCCGATCGCCGATCGAGCCAAAGTTCCCATTCTCGGTCCGTCTAACACGGCTAAAGGTATCCCCCAGATCGGTGAATATGTGGGTAGGGTGTCTGCTCCTGTGGCTGTGGTCGCTCCCAATGCGGTTAAAACCGCTTTAAAAATCGATCCCAAGATTAAAAAAGTGGCTGTCTTTTTTGCCCAAAATGATGCTTTTAGTAAATCGGAAACGGAAACTTTTCAAGAAACCCTAAAGAGTTTAAATCTTGATATTATCACCGTGCAGAAATTCCAAACCACCGATACAGATTTTCAAAACCAAGCCACCGCCGCTATTAATATTAAACCAGATTTAGTGGTTATTTCTGGTTTGGTTGCTGACGGAGGAAATTTGGTCAAACAGTTGCGACAATTAGGCTATCAGGGGTTAATTATTGGGGGCAATGGTTTAAATACTTCTAATATTTTCCCGGTTTGTCAAGCTCAATGTGATGGCATTATCATTGCTCAAGCTTATAACCCGGAATTAGATAATCCTATTAATCGGGATTTTGTCGCCGCTTATACAGCAGAAAATAAAAAAGCACCCCCCCAATTTACCGCTCAAGCTTTTACGGGAATTCAAGTTTTTGTCGAGGCCTTAAAACGGGTAGATGATAAAAATAAACTCAGTACACTTTCCCTCGAACAAATTCGCCAACAATTAAATCAGGAGATTTTAGCGGGTAAGTATGTCACTGTCCTGGGAGATATTGCTTTTACTCCCGAAGGGGAAATCATTCAGGATAAATTCTCCGTGGCACAAATTAAAATGGATGCCGATGGTAAGAATGGTAAATTTACTTTTGTGAAAAATTAA
- a CDS encoding SufS family cysteine desulfurase, translated as MTIIQEKTLAQKVRADFPILHQTVHDKPLIYLDSAATSQKPIQVLETLRNYYEKDNANVHRGAHTLSVRATEAYEGARDKVARFINAASRQEIVYTRNATEAINLVAYSWALNTLKAGDEIILSVMEHHSNLIPWQIVCQKTGAVIKYVQLTGEESFDLEQYKYLLSEKTKLVAVLHVSNTLGCINPVAEIVSLAHQVRAKVLIDACQSVPHLAIDVQAIDCDWLVASGHKMCAPTGIGFLYGKEAILEVMPPFFGGGEMIAEVYLDHFTCAELPHKFEAGTPAIGEAIALGAAVEYLMGLGMDNIHAYEEELTAHLFKKLGEIEGLRIYGPPPSLTGQGRASLASFNVEGIHASDLATLLDHEGIAIRSGHHCTQPLHRLFDASGSARASLYFYNTREEIERFIVALQETIDFFANCFS; from the coding sequence ATGACAATTATCCAAGAAAAAACCCTCGCCCAAAAAGTCCGCGCCGATTTCCCTATCCTCCATCAAACCGTACACGATAAACCCCTTATCTATCTCGATAGTGCTGCCACTTCCCAAAAACCAATTCAAGTATTAGAAACCCTGCGAAACTATTACGAAAAAGATAACGCCAATGTGCATCGGGGGGCGCATACTTTAAGTGTTCGGGCAACGGAAGCCTACGAAGGAGCCAGAGATAAGGTGGCTAGGTTTATTAATGCCGCTTCTCGTCAGGAAATTGTCTATACTCGCAACGCCACGGAAGCGATTAATTTAGTCGCCTACAGTTGGGCATTAAATACCCTGAAAGCAGGGGATGAAATTATTCTCTCGGTTATGGAACACCACAGTAATTTAATCCCCTGGCAAATTGTCTGCCAAAAGACGGGGGCGGTGATTAAATATGTGCAATTAACCGGCGAAGAAAGCTTTGATTTAGAACAATATAAATACTTATTATCTGAGAAAACTAAATTAGTTGCTGTCCTCCATGTTTCCAATACCTTAGGCTGTATTAATCCCGTTGCCGAAATAGTCAGCCTTGCCCATCAAGTCAGGGCGAAAGTGTTAATTGATGCCTGTCAAAGTGTACCCCATTTAGCCATTGATGTGCAGGCCATAGATTGTGATTGGTTGGTGGCTAGTGGTCATAAAATGTGCGCCCCCACCGGTATTGGATTTTTGTACGGTAAAGAGGCTATTTTAGAGGTAATGCCGCCCTTTTTTGGTGGTGGCGAAATGATTGCGGAAGTCTATTTAGACCATTTTACCTGTGCCGAACTGCCCCACAAATTTGAAGCGGGAACCCCCGCTATTGGCGAAGCGATTGCCCTCGGTGCTGCGGTAGAATATTTAATGGGTTTAGGGATGGATAATATTCATGCCTACGAAGAAGAATTAACCGCCCATTTGTTCAAAAAACTAGGAGAAATTGAGGGTTTAAGAATTTACGGGCCGCCACCTAGTTTAACAGGCCAAGGTCGGGCTAGTTTAGCCTCCTTTAATGTGGAAGGGATTCATGCTAGTGATTTAGCCACTTTATTAGACCACGAAGGAATTGCTATTCGTTCCGGTCATCACTGTACCCAACCTCTACACCGCCTTTTTGATGCTTCCGGCAGCGCGCGGGCAAGTCTATATTTTTATAATACCCGCGAAGAAATCGAGCGCTTTATTGTCGCTTTACAGGAAACTATTGATTTCTTTGCCAATTGTTTTTCTTAG
- a CDS encoding ankyrin repeat domain-containing protein, which translates to MASNWDILLIQAARQGNRTRVQALLSQGANVNATDGQNTTALIYAVQGGHREIVAILREFGADINKSKQPQGLSPLMLAAALNHSQILAQLIAAGANVNQVNQDGTPALMIATYKGHTAIAEQLLTAGARVNMRDRDGDTALSVAISQNYAAIVRLLLDSGIDEEIRQEAWLEALNANRPEILELFINRGMPLDSPTLSGETPLILAVERGNLGSVQTLLQAGANPNISTEEGETALMIAAAEGYFDIVRLLLAQEASVDNQNQAGETALHLATIEGHLEIVQALLQAGAFVNHRNHFGDTPLLIATVQGYEAIVLELLKQGADPNLTQQGETPLTLALQHQFTEICRYLLDYGANANAVYPDGKTVLMKACEGNNSQLVRRLIDIGADVNKLDFSGASPLMWASYHGCLDTVKVLLERGKVNLNQKNQGGMTALMLAKFNHHQAIVSLLQQAGAIE; encoded by the coding sequence ATGGCTTCTAATTGGGATATCTTGTTAATACAAGCGGCGCGTCAGGGCAATCGGACGCGGGTTCAAGCTTTACTAAGTCAGGGGGCAAATGTCAACGCCACTGATGGCCAAAATACGACGGCTTTAATCTATGCCGTGCAGGGGGGTCATCGGGAAATTGTGGCAATTTTGCGAGAATTTGGGGCTGATATCAACAAAAGTAAACAACCCCAAGGTTTAAGCCCTCTCATGTTAGCGGCTGCCCTCAATCACAGTCAAATCCTCGCTCAACTAATCGCCGCCGGTGCTAATGTCAATCAGGTCAATCAAGATGGTACTCCTGCACTAATGATTGCCACTTATAAGGGTCATACAGCGATCGCAGAACAGTTATTAACCGCCGGTGCTCGGGTCAATATGCGCGATCGGGATGGAGATACGGCTTTATCTGTAGCGATTAGCCAAAATTACGCCGCAATTGTCCGTTTACTGCTCGATAGTGGTATAGATGAAGAAATCCGTCAAGAAGCTTGGTTAGAGGCTCTCAACGCTAATCGTCCAGAAATCCTCGAATTGTTTATTAACCGTGGTATGCCTCTCGATTCTCCCACTTTATCCGGGGAAACTCCCCTAATTTTGGCTGTAGAGAGGGGAAATCTCGGCAGCGTACAAACTTTACTGCAAGCGGGAGCAAATCCGAATATTAGCACGGAGGAGGGAGAAACTGCCCTGATGATCGCCGCTGCTGAGGGATATTTCGATATTGTCCGACTTTTACTTGCTCAGGAGGCCAGTGTTGACAATCAAAATCAGGCTGGAGAAACGGCCCTGCATTTAGCCACGATCGAAGGACATTTAGAGATCGTCCAGGCCTTACTACAAGCTGGCGCTTTTGTCAATCATCGTAACCATTTTGGCGATACACCCTTGCTCATCGCCACGGTGCAGGGATACGAAGCGATCGTTTTAGAATTGTTAAAACAGGGAGCCGACCCTAACCTAACTCAGCAGGGAGAAACACCGTTAACTTTAGCTCTACAGCACCAATTTACGGAAATCTGCCGTTATCTCCTCGACTACGGGGCCAATGCCAACGCCGTTTATCCCGATGGCAAAACCGTCCTCATGAAAGCTTGTGAGGGCAATAATAGTCAATTGGTGCGCCGGTTAATCGATATCGGCGCTGATGTCAATAAACTCGATTTTAGCGGTGCTTCCCCTTTAATGTGGGCGAGTTATCACGGTTGTCTCGACACGGTTAAAGTTTTGTTAGAGAGGGGAAAGGTGAACTTAAATCAGAAAAATCAAGGGGGAATGACCGCTTTAATGTTAGCTAAATTTAATCACCATCAGGCGATCGTTTCTTTATTACAACAAGCGGGAGCGATCGAGTAA